One Deinococcus grandis DNA window includes the following coding sequences:
- a CDS encoding pyruvate, water dikinase regulatory protein — MPHPRTVLIVSDHTGLTAENMARALLAHFPGESLRYLRRPFTADPQAARAVCREVTALHERGEAPIIFTTVTHPDVLRELQTAPAEVFDLLGPGLSTLETQFGTPAVRQIGRHHDMHDSEAYLSRMDALDFALATDDGIGDKQYAHSDVILVGVSRAGKTPTSLFLALQHGVRASNYPLAEDDFDRTGLPIPLEAHRHKLHALTIDPRRLHAIRTQRKPGSRYASLEQCEHEVRRAERLFQRAGLPVRDTTSASVEEIAAAILSALRASQ; from the coding sequence ATGCCCCACCCCCGCACCGTCCTGATCGTCAGCGACCACACCGGCCTCACCGCCGAGAACATGGCCCGCGCCCTCCTCGCCCACTTCCCGGGAGAGTCCCTGCGCTACCTGCGCCGCCCCTTCACCGCCGACCCCCAGGCCGCCCGCGCCGTCTGCCGCGAAGTCACCGCCCTGCACGAGCGCGGCGAAGCACCCATCATCTTCACCACCGTCACCCACCCCGACGTCCTGCGCGAACTCCAGACCGCCCCCGCCGAAGTCTTCGACCTCCTCGGCCCCGGCCTCAGCACCCTGGAAACACAGTTCGGCACGCCCGCCGTCCGCCAGATCGGCCGCCACCACGACATGCACGACAGCGAAGCGTACCTGTCGCGCATGGATGCCCTCGACTTCGCCCTCGCCACCGACGACGGCATCGGCGACAAACAGTACGCCCACAGCGACGTCATATTGGTGGGCGTCTCCCGCGCCGGTAAGACCCCCACCAGCCTCTTCCTCGCCCTCCAGCACGGCGTCCGCGCCAGCAACTACCCCCTCGCCGAGGACGACTTCGACCGCACCGGCCTCCCCATCCCCCTCGAAGCCCACCGGCACAAACTCCACGCCCTCACCATCGACCCCCGCCGCCTCCACGCCATCCGCACCCAGCGCAAACCCGGCAGCCGCTACGCCAGCCTCGAACAGTGCGAACACGAAGTCCGCCGCGCCGAACGCCTCTTCCAGCGCGCCGGCCTCCCCGTCCGCGACACCACCAGCGCCAGCGTCGAGGAGATCGCCGCCGCCATCCTCAGCGCCCTGCGCGCCAGCCAGTAA